The genomic region TCCGTACACCAGACGACGAGCGTGTCTTTAAGCAGCCCGCGCTGTTTGAGATCGCGCAGGAGTGCGGCGGTCGGTTGATCGAGCACCGGTCCGTGAACACTGTACTGTTCTTCGATCACCTTGTGCCCATCCCAGTTGCTGACGCCCTCGCCGCCGGTTTGATACGCGCCGTTGAATAGCTGCACGAAACGCACGCCGCGCTCCAGCAACCGCCGCGCGAGGAGGCAGTTCTTCGCGTAAGCCGCCTTCAGTGGATTCTCCGCGTCATCCGCTCCGTACATGGCAAGCGTCGCCGCCGTTTCGTCCGTGAGACCGTTCACCTCCGGAATGCTTAATTGCATCCGCGCGGCGAGCTCGTAACTTGAAATCCGCGCGGCCAGCTCGCTGTCGCCGGGGTATCGCTCCAAGTGGCGATTATTCAATCGCTGGAGAAACTCTCGCGTCCGCGTATCGCTTAGGTCGCTGATGCCATCCGGCCGCGCGAGATTGCGGATCGGCTTGGCGGCGTTGAAATCGGTTCCTTGATACGCCGCCGGCAAAAAGCCAGGGCCCCAGTTGTTGACCGAATTCTGCGGCGTGCCGCGCGGATCGGGGATCGCCACATACGCCGGCAAGTTTTCGTTCTCCGTGCCGAGTGCGTAACTGGCCCAGGCGCCGGCGCTCGGAAAACCGTCCAGCGTGAAGCCGGTGGACATGTAGTTCTCGCCCGGCCCGTGCGTGTTGGTTTTTCCCTTCAGCGAATGGATAAAGCAGATGTCATCCGCCAGCGCACCGATCTCCGGCAGCAAATCAGACGTCAGCTTGCCGCATTCGCCGCGCGGACGGAACCTCCAAGGGCTGCGTGTGATGTTTCCTTGCTCGCCTTGGAAGGTAATCAGCTGATCCGCGCCAGGCAGCGGCTGGCCATGCCGCGCGATCAACTCAGGCTTGTAATCGAACGTATCAATTTGACTGCAGGCGCCGGAGCAGAAGATCACCAATACGCGTTTCGCGGCGGCATCAAAATGCGGCGGCCGTGCGGCGAAGGGGTGCGCTGCGTCGATCTGCGGACGAATCGGCGACTTGCCACTGACGGTCGCCCCGCTCTCCG from Planctomycetia bacterium harbors:
- a CDS encoding DUF1501 domain-containing protein; protein product: MAAGNISGRHLLDRRAFLDHAGFGLSGIALAMLLSEQGLLRAAESGATVSGKSPIRPQIDAAHPFAARPPHFDAAAKRVLVIFCSGACSQIDTFDYKPELIARHGQPLPGADQLITFQGEQGNITRSPWRFRPRGECGKLTSDLLPEIGALADDICFIHSLKGKTNTHGPGENYMSTGFTLDGFPSAGAWASYALGTENENLPAYVAIPDPRGTPQNSVNNWGPGFLPAAYQGTDFNAAKPIRNLARPDGISDLSDTRTREFLQRLNNRHLERYPGDSELAARISSYELAARMQLSIPEVNGLTDETAATLAMYGADDAENPLKAAYAKNCLLARRLLERGVRFVQLFNGAYQTGGEGVSNWDGHKVIEEQYSVHGPVLDQPTAALLRDLKQRGLLKDTLVVWCTEFGRMPTFQKGASGRDHNPEGFTCWLAGAGVKAPFSYGATDEFGYRAVENVVTVHDFHATILHLLGLDHERLTFYHNGLERRLTDVEGQVVRDVLA